The Leucobacter viscericola sequence GATCTTGCACAATGTTGTGCACCGACTGCAGCGTGAGTGCGGGCAGCTCGTTGGTGAGTGCGGTGTGCAGTTCATTGGCGGTAGTATGCGGATGCGCGGTGAGGTGTTCAAGTGCCGCGATCCTGCCCGATGTGCTCTTGAGCCCGTTTTCGCGCAGGCGCTCGCTCCACGCGGCGGAGTCGAAAGCGGTAAGCGGGAGCACGTTCCCACTCTATCTTATTTTGAGTCATTCAAAATTAAGCGACGCGCTGTGTGGCGCTTTCGTCGACCAAAGGCATGCTTAGTAGCGAGAGGCCATCTAAATTGCGGTGTTTAAGCATGCCTCTCGTTGGGAAGCATGCCTCTGGTCGGGATAAGGGCGGCGAGCCGCCGTCTGCAAAGATGGGAGGTGGCAGGGCCAAACGCAACACCCGCCCGGCCAGAGCGCAAAGGAGACTCCATGAAACTGCAGAACATGAGCGCCGTCGTTACCGGCGCCGCCTCGGGGCTCGGTGCCGCAACGGCGGCACGCCTCGCCGCGCAGGGAGTGCATGTGCTCGGGATCGATCTTGCCGCGAGCATCGAAGCAGCCGGAACGCCACCAGAGCGGGTGCAGTACCGATCCGCAGACGTGACCGACGAGCAGCAGGTGGCCGAGGCGCTCACGGCACTAGAGAGCCACACGATCCCACCCCTGCGCCTCGCCGTGAACTGCGCTGGCATCGCGCCCGCAAGACGGCTCCTTTCCTCGCGCGGCGTACACGACCTCGAGACCTTCCAGCGCACCATCAACATCAACCTGGTGGGCACCTTCAACGTGCTACGGCTTGCGGCCGAGCGCATGGCCGCGCAGGACCCCCTCGACGAGTCGGGGCAGCGCGGAGTCATCGTGAACACCGCCTCGGTCGCCGCCTACGAGGGGCAGATCGGGCAAGTTGCCTACGCCGCTTCGAAGGGAGGGGTTGTTGCGATGGGCATCGCCGCGGCTCGGGATCTTGCGCGCAGCGGCATTCGCGTGAACACCATCGCGCCGGGTGTCGTGGAGACCCCAATGCTTGCGGGGCTCGGTGCAGAGGTGAGCGACGCGCTCGCCGCATCCGTGCCGTTTCCGCACCGGCTCGCGCGGCCCGACGAGTTTGCGCAGCTCGTCACCATGATCGCCGAGCACGACTATCTCAACGGCGAAACGATTCGCATGGACGGTGCGCTGCGCATGCCGCCGCAGTAGTTGATCCCGAACCGCGTTGCCACACCAAACCCCCAAAGGAACACACATGGACGTCTTGTTTCGCCGCCTCGCCGAGAACCGCTTTCTCGCGACGGAAAAGGTCGGTGGTGCCTGGGATCCGCGCGAGCAGCACATTGCTCCGTCGCTCGGGTTGCTCGCGCACCTGGTCGAGCAGGATCGCGATGCGCGTCGCGGAGATGATCTGCAGCTTGCCCGGGTGTCCTTCGATATTCTGGGGCCGTTTCTGGTGGGCGAGGTCGAGACGGCCGTGCGTGTGCTGCGGCCGGGTCGCACGATCGAACTCGTCGAGGCAACCCTCGCCTCTGAGGGGCGCGTGGTGCTGACGCTTCGCGCGTGGCTCATGCAGCGCACCGGCACAGAACAGATCGAGGGATCGGCACTGCCCGCGATCCCGAGCCGCGACGAGATGGAACCGGCCCTGATGGATGACGGCTGGCCGGGAGAGTTCGTGCGCAGCTTCGAGATGCGCAGGCAGCGTCTCGGCACGGGGCGCGCGCAAGCCTGGATGCGCCCCAAGTATCCGCTGCTTGATTCAGAACAGGTGAGCCCGATGGCGCGTATGATCGCGCAACTCGATCTGGCGAACGGCATCACGCCGCGGGTTGACGCCACTGAGCTGCTCTTTCCGAATCTCGATCTCGACGGATCATTCTTTCGCACCCCGCAGGGGGATTGGCTCGGCTTTGACACCTCGGTCTCGTTTGGACCGAGCGGCGTGGGGCAGACACAGAGCACGCTGCACGACGAGCTCGGGCCGGTGGGCACGGTGTCGCAGACGCTGACCCTGCGGTATCGCTAGGGGGTGAGGGGGTGACCCGGGGCCGCCCCCTCACCGTTTACTTCAGTCGTAGTTTCTTGCGAGCCACCATCGCGGCTGCACCAACGGCGACGAGGCTGAGGCCACCGATCATCAGCCAGAGGGGGCTCTCGCCACCCGTAACCTCGAGTGTGGTTGTGTGGGTGTTCGAGAGTTTCGCCTCGGGGGCGTTCTCGGGGGTGGGTTTCTGTGCCTGCACGTAAGGAGCAGTGGCGGGTGTGCTGCCAGTAGACGCCTCCGGAGTGCTGCTCGGGGGTGTTGTGGGGTCTTCGTTATGCGGCGGGTCCGGAACAACAGGAACAACCGGTACAACAGGGCTCAGTTTGGTGTCGACGAGGCGCCCGAGGTCACCGACGAGATGGGTAGCGTCGAGAGTGCCGGTTAGTACGACGGTGTCGATCTTGTAGCCGGCGGGACCCGTGGTTTGGGTGAGCGTGTAATTGCCCCAGGGCAGCCCCTCGATGGTGATCTCACCGTCTGCCGAGTTGGTATCGAGGTCACCGTTGTCGGAAATGACCCTTTGGTATCCGTTGGGGCCCTCGAGTGTGAAGGTGCCGCTAGGAAGAGGATTGCCGTCGGCGTCAACAAGCCTCCAGGTCACGGTGCCAGGCAAAGGAGTGTTGACGATGGTTCCGAATGATCCTGCCAGCTGAGTGCTGGAAACCGTTGCCTGCCAGTTTTGCTGCTCAAGTCTGTAGCCGACCGGTGCCGTGACCTCGGTCAGGGTGTAAACACCAATCGGAAGGTGGTCGAGACCGAACTTGCCAGCTGCCGAGTTGGTGTCTGAGCTGTCGTTGTCGACGATGGTTTTGTCGAAACCGTAAGGGCCGACGACGTGGAATGCCGCACCGGGGAGAAGCTGACCCTTTTCGTCTGCCTTCGTCCAGGAAAGCGTGCCCTGGTCGCCGCCACCTCCGCCGCCACCGCTGAAGTACGTGTAGTCGTACGAAAAGGTTTGTTCGCCCGCAGCTACCGTGTTGTTGAGTGGAGAGCCCCCGGTTGCCCCGGAACTCGGCTGCATGATGTAGACCATGCGATAAGCGAGTGAGCTGTCACGAACGGGATCAAGGAATTTAACGGAGAAGGTGTGATTCGCGTCGTCAAAGGTGACGGTGTATTCGGAAGGGTCGATGCTGACCCAGTTATTGAACGCTGGGGTTCGAGTCTGCACGGCAACGGTCGATTTATTCAGAATGAGTCGAGAATCGTAGGTGTCGGTCCACTCGGAGTAGTTCGGACTCAGCACCGTGCCGGGGAAGCCGGAGTAGTACCTGATGGTTCCGTCGGCCAGGGTTTCACCGTTCTTTGCGAGACGCCATGGAAATCCGCCGGGAGAAGCAGCAATCGTGTTCGCTGTGTGAAAAACGGTGCCTGTTCCCGTTGTCCAGTCGAGGCCACTGGAGCCGTTGGATCGATTAGCGGTCGTAATAAACCGAACCGTACCGGTAACGTTTGCGTGGGTTTCTACGTAGTCCGTATACGTGCAGGTGATTGCGGTTGATGTTGAGGCGCAGTTGGCAATCACATTGTCGTCGTTATCTTTCACCTGCGCACTGTCAAGGCGCGCACTGACGTAGCTGATCGGAACATTGAGCGTGAACGTATCGCCAGCACGGGTTCCGCCCGGGGCTGAAAAGGTGACGTCGACCGAAAATTGCTCTCCGATGCGAACGTCACTCGGATTGGCGGCAACGCTGGTGATGGATTCAACTTCCGCCGCGACCGCAATTGTGGGCACGGCAAAGGTGCCGAGAAGGGCGAGTCCGATGACGCCCATCGTGGCACCCAAGTGGGTTATTTTCTTCTGCATACTGAATGGTCCTATTTAGCCGATGTTGTGCTTGCGCAGCGCGTTCTTGCTCTTTGGCAAGAGCGCGGTCGCAGGTAGACATAGGGGAATGTCACGTGTTGAGAACGAGTTCGCCAGAAGAATCGGTCTCAGTTTCAGCAAACTTGCAGAAACGATTTATTCGAAGACTTGCTGCCGACCGCTCGCCGTTCCAGAGACGTCGAACCCTGACAGTGTGCGGGCTGTAAATGAGAGTTGGTAGGTAAACGGCTCCCGAGGGGCTGTGAGTGCAACCCCGAAGTGGCCGCCCTCTGCGCTGGGGAGCGAGGTCGTGCACACGCCGAGGGCGCCCTCAAACTCGCAGTCCCAGTGATCTGGTGGGGTGAGCGAGGCGATTGGCGACGAGAACTGGAGGGTGAACCTGTCGACGGTCCACTCCTCGCCGGGCACATCAAACTGCACATTGAAATTCGTCTCGCCGTCCACACTGTCGAGAGCCGTTTCGAAGGACGCTTTTGGTGGTGCCGCAAACCACAGCGTGTTTGTGGCATAGGCCGACACAACAACGGCGAGGGCGGCTAGCCCCAAAACGAGGACCGCGGAAAACAGGATCACATACGATCTGCTGCCCATTGTTGAACGCGCCCAATTCGACATTCTCTTCGGGCCGCTCAGGAGCCCATTGTTGGATCCTGCTGAACCGCCTGAGTGCGGCGCAGTTCCAGTTTGGGGAGTGGACGCCTGTGCACCCGAAGATGGTCCCGCTGACAGATCCGCAAGCACCAGAAAGGTCGAGAGCCCCAGCGCCGAGAGGTATCCAAAACGACCCCACCCCGCTTTGCACCTTGCACACTCGCGAAAGTGTGCGGTCCGTTTCTCGACCGGGAGCTCGGCTAGGTGCAGTGGCACCTGCTTGGGAAGGCGTCGCGCGGCCTTCCTGCATTCCTCGGGAGCATCCTCCAGAAGAATCGTTTCCAGAATGAGCTTCCGCAGCTTCAACTTGGCCCGGCTGTTGAGGCTGTAGATCGCGGGGGCGGGCCGTCCAAGTAGCTCTTCGAGCTCGCCCGGTTTTCTCTCTTCCACCACAGTGGCGATAAGCAGCTTGCGTTGGTCCTCCGGCATCTTCGCGAGGGCGCGTCGAACGATGTCGAGATCCGAACTGATCTCGAGCTCTCGTATGCGAGGATCAGCTGGCGCGACAAAGTCGAAATCCTCAACCGCCTCTACGACCTTTGAGCGTGGCGATCGTGCAAAATCTCTGACCCGATTCCGCATGCTTTGGGCAAGGTAGGCGATGATCTGCTCCGAGGGGCCTCTTCCCCTCTCCCACTGGTCAAGCAGGTTGAGGATCGCTTCACTCAGTAGATCGTCGGGGTCGTACGTTGATCCCGCGACCTTGCGCGAGATGCCCATGAGGAGGGAGAGGTGCTCCTCAAAGTATCGCCCTGCCGCCTTGCGGTCACCCTGAACAGCGGCGAGGAGATCAAGATTTTGGGGGTCGCGAGAGAAGCGCTCAGCGTCGTGTGCGGAACCAGAGTCGTCTGCTCCAGGCATCGCTATCTCCCTTAAGTTCGATTTGTTAATCGACGAGAAATCTAAAGCGCCGGTTGCCATAGCCGCGCTTCTGCGTAGCAAAAGCAGTCAGCAGTTCAACACCGCAAGATTCCCCGGCTAGCAATCATAGAGCGTTGTGGCGATCCTCAGTATCACCCTGCACTCAGTTACCGGTGCGCCCGACTCTCGCCAGCGTGACTCTCGGGTTCGAGCTGCAGCGTGACGTGGTCGGTCGTGAAGTGCAGGCGGAGGCAGGCGCGCAGCTCGTCGAGGATGGCGTGGTAGCCGAGCTCGTTCCAGGCCTTGTCGCTGATCGTGACGTGCGCCGAAAACGCGGGAACGCCCGAGGTGATGGTCCATGCGTGCACGTCGTGCACCTCCGCGACACCCGGAACCGCGAGCATGTGAGTTCGGGCTACATCGATGTCGATGTTCTTTGGTGTCGCTTCGAGCAACACGTTGACAACGTCGCGCAGCAGGCTGATGGCTCGAGGGAAAATGAGTACCGCGATGAGCAGTGAGGCGATCTGGTCGACCATATTCCAGCCGGTAAACATGATGATGAGACCGGCGATAATCACCGCGACGGAGCCGAGCAGATCGCCCAGCACTTCGAGGTAGGCACCGCGAATGTTGAGGCTCTCCTTCTGGCCCGATTGCAGGATCAGCAGTGAAATGAGGTTCGCGACGGCGCCGATAATGGCTGCAATGAGCATCGGGCCGGACTCGATGTCGACCTCGGTGCCGAAGCGGGCAATGGCCTGCGCAAAGATTACGACGGCGATCACGCCCAGCACGATGCCGTTGACGAGGGCGGCGAGCACCTCAACGCGCAGGTAGCCGAAGGTGCGCTTCGACGTCGCGGGCAGCGCCGCGATGAGGCTCGCGATCAGCGCGATCGCAACGCCGGTCGCGTCGGTGAGCATGTGCCCCGCGTCGGCGAGCAGGGAGAGCGAGTTTGAGATCAACGCGCCAATGACCTGGATCACAAAGACGCTGAGGGTGATCGAGAGAACGAGGATCAGCTTCTTGCGGTGTTTGCCGGTTGCTGTGCCTGCCCCGCTGAGACCGTGGTCGTGGCTGTGCTCCTTTTTGGCGGAGTTTTCAAGCGCGATCGGCGATCCCGGGTGACCCTTGCTGAACCCGGATTCGCTGAACTCAGCCTCGCAGTTTTCAGGCTGCTCGGCGTGATTATGATCCTCTGCCATGTTGGTAACTATACCCCCTCGGGGTATCTGCCGTAAAGGGTGACCCGGAACTGGCGAGATCGCGACTTAGGTTTTATCTATGGTTTTGCTGAGTATATGCTTGTTCTTCAGGAAGAAGGGAGCCTCGTGGGGGCGGTTAGGCGCACGGCTTGGGTGTTTCTTGACGAGTCAGGCACGCCTGACTTTGACCCCGCGGCGGGCAGCACTTATTTCGCGTTCGGATCTGCGACCTACTCGACGGATCGCCCCATTCCTCTGCAGGCTTTTCATGACCTCAGAACCGGGACTCGGTCAGCGCTACTCAACGGGTTTCATGCGGTCGATGATTCATTGACAACGCGGGCAGAGATGTTCGAACTTATCGCCCAACACCCCGCTCGATTTGGTGCGACGTTCATGCTGAAAGCAAATGCGCATGATCACGTCAGGCAGCGAGAAAAGATCTGGATGTACAAGTACACGCTCTATCGTCACCTCGCTTCAATCTTGCTCGAACTTCGAGGGCGGTACGACACGATTCATGTTGTCGCCGCAGAGATTGGAATGCAGGCCAAGCGCTCCGCGGTGCGTCTGGCGGTTGAAGATGTATGCCAGCAGCTCGAGAAAGGTGCTGATATTCGGCCCCATATCTGGCGTTCGTCAACCTCGGCGGGTCTGCAAATTGCAGATTATGGGCTGTGGGCAATCCAGAGGCATGTTATTCGAGGCGAGTCGTGGCAATACGAGAAAGCTGTTGCTCCGACGATGAGAAGCCTGCTCTATCCGTGGGGAGCGAAGGCATGAGGAAGGCCGGCTATCCGGAGTTTCCTCAGAAAAACCCCCCTGGGGTTTTTGTCGCCGACCTTCACCTCAAGTCTACGGGGTGGAATTTGAAGTGGCAACAGGGATGAAGCTGGGTGGCTAAAGGCCTTACTTGTCGATTGTAATCGGCCTGATGCCGACGTTTCTGGCGGCTTCTGCGAGGCGAGTGTCGTAGGTGAGGATGCCGTCGAGCTGGCTGCCGAGGGCGAGTGCCGCCGCGAGGTGGATCGCATCGAGTGAGCGAAGCTCGTGCGGTTCGAGGCGGCCCGCCTCTGCGTAGAGGGAGGGGTCGAGATTGACGATCCCGCACATGCGGAGTTGCTCGTACGCAGTGCCGAGAACATTGGGATTTGTTCGCATGACTGCGCGAGGCAACTCAGTCAGAGTGAGCGAAGACGTCATGAACCGGACCTGAGCGCTGCGGATCCACTCTTCAAGCTCCGCTGATTCCGCCTCGGCTATGACGAGCTTTACGAGGGCCGAGGTGTCGGCGTATACGAGCACTACAGACGCTCCTCTTTGAGTTCTTCCAGAATCTGCTCCATGCTGAGCCCGCTGGTGTTGCCAGTAGGAATGCCCTGTGCGGCAAGCTCGCTGAATAACCGGTCTCGTTCTTCGACAAACGTTTGGAAAGGCAAGCTGGGCGGCGTAATCTGCCCAGACTCGACCATCTCTTGATACTTGCTGGTGCGCAGCGGCACGATCTTGGCAACGGGGCGACCGCGATCGGTAATCTCGATCGTCTCTCCCTTTGCTGCACGCGCGACCACCTCAGAGGCGTTTTGCTTGAGTGCTCGAATTCCTACAGTGCTCATGTTCTACATTGTAGATCATTGGCGATTCCTTGAATAGGGCCGACGGTACCCGCAACGCGATACCCTCGTTCTATGGATTCCCCTCCGCTGTCAGTCGGCTTTGTCATGGTGCACACGTCGCCGCTCGACGTACCGGGTACCAAAGACGCGGGGGGTATGAACGTTGTTGTCAGCGCGCAGGCGGATGCCCTGGCGCGCGCGGGCCACAGGGTGCACATCTACACGCGCCGCTCAGATGAGTCTTCGCCGGAACGCGTCGAACTGCCATCGGGCGTCACCGTTGTGCACCTTGACGCTGGGCCGGCGCGGCTGCTGGCGAAAGGTGAGCACGAGGGTGTAATCGCGGAGTTTGAGCGCGCGCTCGCCGCGGAGCTCGCGAGCGAACCGACACAGATTCTGCACGCCGAGCACTGGTTCTCTGGAATCGCCGCGCTTGAACCGGCGCGCGCAGCGGGGATCCCGCTCGTGCAGAGTTACCACTCGATCGCGGCGGCGCCCGAAACGCCACTCACCGAGGGGGAGCGCCCAGAGTCACCCGGTCGTCTGGCTGGTGAGCGCCTGCTCGCACACGAGGTTGATCTGGTGATCGCGGTGAGCGAGGCCGAGCGGCACACGGTGTTGGATCGTTTCGGCGCGGATCCCGCCCGCGTGCGAGTCGTGCCGCTTGGTGTCGACACCGAGCTGTTCCACCCGGTGCTGGGTGGCGAGAGCGACGAGCAGCGCGACTGGCTGGAGCACGGTGGTCGCCCAGAGGTGCTGGTTGTCGGTCGGCTGCATCCCCTGAAGGGATTTGACCTCGCCATTGAGGCGGTCGCGGCCATTCCCGAAGACTCACGCCCGGTGTTGCGCATCGTGGGTGCTCCGCCACCCGACGGTGATGACCACGCGCGCGAGCTGCACGAAGCCGTAGCCAGACACGGCATGATCGCGACGACCGCGTTCGACGGCGCCCTGCGCCGCGGTGAATTGGCCGAGAGGATCAGGCGCGCGACGATCCTGCTCATTCCGTCGCACACGGAGACCTTTGGGCTGGTGGCGCTTGAGGCGTCGGCCTCGGGGATTCCGGTGATCGCGCGTGACACGGGCGGCCTGCGCGAAGCCGTGCTCAACGGCGAAACCGGTGTGCTGGTCTCGGGCGATGACCCCGCCGACTGGGCTGGCGCCATCGAGAAACTACTTGCAGATCCCGAACTGCTCGCAAGCATGGGCGCCAAAGCCCGCGAGCACGCGCTCTCGACCAGTTGGGAGTCCTCGGCTGAGCACCTGCTTGAGGCCTACCGCGCCCTGCTCGCGTCTCGCTAGCGCACCCACCCCGGCCACCCACCCCACTGACAGGCCATGGTTTCGTCGAGAAGCCATGAAATCCAATGGCCCCTCGACGAAGCCATGGCTTCTCGATGAGAGGTGTTGAGGGGGTGCTAGCGCGTTACTTCGCGACGAGCGTCGTTTCGAAGCGGTAGAGCTCGGGGCGGTAGCAGTGGTGACCGTACTCGATCGCCTTGCCTGAGTCGTCGAACGCGATGCGCTCCATGGTCAGCAGGGGGCCGCCACGTGACTCGCCCAGCAGGTCGGCCTCGTCGGCGGTCGCCCGGCGGGCACTGATGGACTGGTTCGCGATGCGGATCGTCACGCCCCGGGCACGCAGCAGCTGGTAGAGGCCCTTCGACCTCAGGTCCTCTTCAGTGATGTCGGTGAACTCCTGCGGCAGATAGTTCTCGAGGATCGCCACGGGTGCTCCGTCGGTGCCGCGCAGTCGGCGGATCCTCAGTACATCTGACCCAACCGCAATGCTCAGCTTCTCGGCAACCTCTTCGGGGCCGGAATGACCTCGTAGCTGAGCACCTCGGTGCTGGGCTCGTGGTGACCGTGCTGCAGATCCTCGTAGAGACTCGTGAGCTCAACCGGCCGGCTCACCTGGCCCTGTACGACCTGGGTGCCGATGCCGCGTCGCCGCACGAGGAGGCCCTTATCGACCAGTTCCTGGATCGCGCGCCGCACGGTGGGTCGCGAAAGACCGAGTCGCTCTCCAATAGAAATTTCATTCTCGAGACGCGACCCGGTTGGGATCTTGCCACTGCGGATCGCCTGCTCAAGCCGGCTGGATACCTGGTAGTACAGCGGCACGGGGCCTGTGCGATCGAGATCAGTGAAGAGCTCGTCCGGCCAGACTGGGGTCACACTCACGGGGTCCTCTTCCTGCACGCCTCGTCGATGCGGCTATGTACCGACAATAATACGTCTAGTGGGTGTGCTCCCAATCACAGGATTGTGATATTGTTAGGACATATTGGCTTGAAGGTGCGCCGGTGGTGGTGCCAGGGCTTTGAGAGGCGAAGATTGCACTATGACTGACGGTTTGGGTTTCGACGTTCTGGCGTTTGGCCGACTCGGTGTGGATGTGTACCCCCTGCAAGACGGGGTCGGGCTTGAAGACGTTGAAACGTTTGGCAAGTATCTGGGCGGTAGCGCGGCGAATGTGACCGTGGCGGCTGCGAGGTACAACCACTCGAGCGCACTGATCTCGCGTGTGGGCAACGATCCTTTTGGACGCTACCTGCTGCGCGAACTCGACAGGCTCGGGGTGGATCCACGATACGTCGGCACGGATCCCGAGTACCCGACGCCCGTGACGTTCTGCGAGATCTTCCCGCCAGACGACTTCCCGCTCTACTTCTACCGCAAGCCCAAGGCTCCGGATCTACAGGTCGCATCGACCGAGGTCGACCTGCAGGCTGTGCGCGACGCAAAGATCTTCTGGTTCACGCTGACCGGCCTGAGCGAGGAGCCCAGCCGCGCTGCACACCACACGGCGCTCGAGGCCCGCGCTGGCAAGCAGCACACCATCTTCGACCTCGACTACCGCCCGATGTTCTGGGCCGATCCGGCCGAGGCCACCGCCCAGGTAGCGCGAGCCATCGAGCACGTCACCGTCGCGGTTGGCAACAAGGAAGAGTGTGAGGTCGCCGTCGGCGAAACCGAGCCGATGCGCGCCGCCGATGCGCTGCTTGAGCGTGGCATTGAACTCGCGATCGTGAAGCAGGGCCCGAAGGGAGTGCTCGCGAAGACCCGCGACGAGGCCATCGAGGTGCCCCCGCACTTCGTCGACGTGATTAACGGACTTGGATCGGGCGACGCCTTTGGTGGCGCGCTCTGCCACGGCCTGCTTGAGGGCTGGAACCTGGAGCGGATCCTGCGCTTCGCCAACGTCGCCGGCGCGATTGTCGCCACCCGCCGCGAGTGCTCGACCGCCATGCCCGATGCTTCAGAGGTCGAAGCGATCCTACAGAAGGGTGCGTGATATGACTTCCGCACACGTTCCAACGGCCGAGGACTTCGCGCAGCTGCGTCGCACCCGCGCCGAAAACCCCGAGGCTATCGCCCAGGCGTTCGCCGGGCGTCGCCGCCGCAAAGTGGTTGAGGGTGACGGCCGCCTGTTCATTGTGGCGGCGGATCACCCGGCCCGCGGCGCGATCGCGGTGGGATCGAACCCGACCGCCATGGCCAACCGCTACGAGCTGCTTGAGCGCATGGCGCTGGCCATCTCGCGGCCGGGTGTTGACGGTGTGCTCGGCACCCCCGACATCATCGACGACCTCGCGGCGCTGGGTCTGCTCGACGACAAGATCGTTGTGGGCTCCATGAACCGCGGCGGCCTGCGGGGCGCCTCGTTTGAACTCGACGATCGTTACACCGCGTACAACGTCGACTCGATGGTGCGCGACGGGCTCGACTTTGCCAAGACGCTGATCCGGGTGGATCTCGACGACGCTGGCACTGCCCCGACGCTTGAGGCAACTGCGCGCGCGGTAGACGCTGCCGCTGCGGCGAAACTGCCGATCATGCTGGAGCCGTTTATGAGCAGCCGTGTGGGCGGTCGCGTCGTGAACGATCTTTCGGCCGAGGCCGTGATCCTGTCGACCGCGATCGCCTCGGGCCTCGGCAACTCCAGCGCTTACACCTGGATGAAGCTGCCGGTCGTGCCCGACATGGAGCGCGTGATGGAAGCGACAACCATGCCGACGCTGCTGCTCGGCGGCG is a genomic window containing:
- a CDS encoding PIN domain-containing protein; the protein is MLVYADTSALVKLVIAEAESAELEEWIRSAQVRFMTSSLTLTELPRAVMRTNPNVLGTAYEQLRMCGIVNLDPSLYAEAGRLEPHELRSLDAIHLAAALALGSQLDGILTYDTRLAEAARNVGIRPITIDK
- a CDS encoding DUF3800 domain-containing protein gives rise to the protein MFLDESGTPDFDPAAGSTYFAFGSATYSTDRPIPLQAFHDLRTGTRSALLNGFHAVDDSLTTRAEMFELIAQHPARFGATFMLKANAHDHVRQREKIWMYKYTLYRHLASILLELRGRYDTIHVVAAEIGMQAKRSAVRLAVEDVCQQLEKGADIRPHIWRSSTSAGLQIADYGLWAIQRHVIRGESWQYEKAVAPTMRSLLYPWGAKA
- a CDS encoding SDR family NAD(P)-dependent oxidoreductase, translated to MKLQNMSAVVTGAASGLGAATAARLAAQGVHVLGIDLAASIEAAGTPPERVQYRSADVTDEQQVAEALTALESHTIPPLRLAVNCAGIAPARRLLSSRGVHDLETFQRTININLVGTFNVLRLAAERMAAQDPLDESGQRGVIVNTASVAAYEGQIGQVAYAASKGGVVAMGIAAARDLARSGIRVNTIAPGVVETPMLAGLGAEVSDALAASVPFPHRLARPDEFAQLVTMIAEHDYLNGETIRMDGALRMPPQ
- a CDS encoding thioesterase family protein; the protein is MDVLFRRLAENRFLATEKVGGAWDPREQHIAPSLGLLAHLVEQDRDARRGDDLQLARVSFDILGPFLVGEVETAVRVLRPGRTIELVEATLASEGRVVLTLRAWLMQRTGTEQIEGSALPAIPSRDEMEPALMDDGWPGEFVRSFEMRRQRLGTGRAQAWMRPKYPLLDSEQVSPMARMIAQLDLANGITPRVDATELLFPNLDLDGSFFRTPQGDWLGFDTSVSFGPSGVGQTQSTLHDELGPVGTVSQTLTLRYR
- a CDS encoding glycosyltransferase — encoded protein: MDSPPLSVGFVMVHTSPLDVPGTKDAGGMNVVVSAQADALARAGHRVHIYTRRSDESSPERVELPSGVTVVHLDAGPARLLAKGEHEGVIAEFERALAAELASEPTQILHAEHWFSGIAALEPARAAGIPLVQSYHSIAAAPETPLTEGERPESPGRLAGERLLAHEVDLVIAVSEAERHTVLDRFGADPARVRVVPLGVDTELFHPVLGGESDEQRDWLEHGGRPEVLVVGRLHPLKGFDLAIEAVAAIPEDSRPVLRIVGAPPPDGDDHARELHEAVARHGMIATTAFDGALRRGELAERIRRATILLIPSHTETFGLVALEASASGIPVIARDTGGLREAVLNGETGVLVSGDDPADWAGAIEKLLADPELLASMGAKAREHALSTSWESSAEHLLEAYRALLASR
- a CDS encoding type II toxin-antitoxin system Phd/YefM family antitoxin, with translation MSTVGIRALKQNASEVVARAAKGETIEITDRGRPVAKIVPLRTSKYQEMVESGQITPPSLPFQTFVEERDRLFSELAAQGIPTGNTSGLSMEQILEELKEERL
- a CDS encoding cation diffusion facilitator family transporter, which produces MAEDHNHAEQPENCEAEFSESGFSKGHPGSPIALENSAKKEHSHDHGLSGAGTATGKHRKKLILVLSITLSVFVIQVIGALISNSLSLLADAGHMLTDATGVAIALIASLIAALPATSKRTFGYLRVEVLAALVNGIVLGVIAVVIFAQAIARFGTEVDIESGPMLIAAIIGAVANLISLLILQSGQKESLNIRGAYLEVLGDLLGSVAVIIAGLIIMFTGWNMVDQIASLLIAVLIFPRAISLLRDVVNVLLEATPKNIDIDVARTHMLAVPGVAEVHDVHAWTITSGVPAFSAHVTISDKAWNELGYHAILDELRACLRLHFTTDHVTLQLEPESHAGESRAHR
- the iolC gene encoding 5-dehydro-2-deoxygluconokinase → MTDGLGFDVLAFGRLGVDVYPLQDGVGLEDVETFGKYLGGSAANVTVAAARYNHSSALISRVGNDPFGRYLLRELDRLGVDPRYVGTDPEYPTPVTFCEIFPPDDFPLYFYRKPKAPDLQVASTEVDLQAVRDAKIFWFTLTGLSEEPSRAAHHTALEARAGKQHTIFDLDYRPMFWADPAEATAQVARAIEHVTVAVGNKEECEVAVGETEPMRAADALLERGIELAIVKQGPKGVLAKTRDEAIEVPPHFVDVINGLGSGDAFGGALCHGLLEGWNLERILRFANVAGAIVATRRECSTAMPDASEVEAILQKGA
- a CDS encoding RNA polymerase sigma factor, with the translated sequence MPGADDSGSAHDAERFSRDPQNLDLLAAVQGDRKAAGRYFEEHLSLLMGISRKVAGSTYDPDDLLSEAILNLLDQWERGRGPSEQIIAYLAQSMRNRVRDFARSPRSKVVEAVEDFDFVAPADPRIRELEISSDLDIVRRALAKMPEDQRKLLIATVVEERKPGELEELLGRPAPAIYSLNSRAKLKLRKLILETILLEDAPEECRKAARRLPKQVPLHLAELPVEKRTAHFRECARCKAGWGRFGYLSALGLSTFLVLADLSAGPSSGAQASTPQTGTAPHSGGSAGSNNGLLSGPKRMSNWARSTMGSRSYVILFSAVLVLGLAALAVVVSAYATNTLWFAAPPKASFETALDSVDGETNFNVQFDVPGEEWTVDRFTLQFSSPIASLTPPDHWDCEFEGALGVCTTSLPSAEGGHFGVALTAPREPFTYQLSFTARTLSGFDVSGTASGRQQVFE
- a CDS encoding SpaA isopeptide-forming pilin-related protein translates to MQKKITHLGATMGVIGLALLGTFAVPTIAVAAEVESITSVAANPSDVRIGEQFSVDVTFSAPGGTRAGDTFTLNVPISYVSARLDSAQVKDNDDNVIANCASTSTAITCTYTDYVETHANVTGTVRFITTANRSNGSSGLDWTTGTGTVFHTANTIAASPGGFPWRLAKNGETLADGTIRYYSGFPGTVLSPNYSEWTDTYDSRLILNKSTVAVQTRTPAFNNWVSIDPSEYTVTFDDANHTFSVKFLDPVRDSSLAYRMVYIMQPSSGATGGSPLNNTVAAGEQTFSYDYTYFSGGGGGGGDQGTLSWTKADEKGQLLPGAAFHVVGPYGFDKTIVDNDSSDTNSAAGKFGLDHLPIGVYTLTEVTAPVGYRLEQQNWQATVSSTQLAGSFGTIVNTPLPGTVTWRLVDADGNPLPSGTFTLEGPNGYQRVISDNGDLDTNSADGEITIEGLPWGNYTLTQTTGPAGYKIDTVVLTGTLDATHLVGDLGRLVDTKLSPVVPVVPVVPDPPHNEDPTTPPSSTPEASTGSTPATAPYVQAQKPTPENAPEAKLSNTHTTTLEVTGGESPLWLMIGGLSLVAVGAAAMVARKKLRLK